Proteins encoded together in one Rhizobacter sp. J219 window:
- a CDS encoding PAS domain-containing protein codes for MAICRPLSLSPPTSAWTALLEASTELLALLDPQGAIAWVNPAMARAVGCDETVLGQTLAQVLGLDAHDPAQARALAEALLARQPLQLSRVSWCDAQGADRTAELILKPLQDDEKLADAGWLCTMRDTTELTRSQAETVRVTERLARAQEFGRLGLYERELPMGKGHWDANMFRLWNFDPAQGAPDFKAFVARIHPDDRPGMDYRDSARVPGKYAKRYRITSPSGQWRHVHAQWEVKAGPDGVPNIIVGAMVDDTEVYELAESFNTTSAQLKLAVELGNIAIWRHDLRNNRIYYNDKAFEVLGILPRPEGLAIEEVRALIHPDDVPRVVATAAESLNTDRPVDMEARYRRADGSYRYVLTRRVVRRNADGEPTEFMGVALDVTEQVAETRRAQELARRLEVAASAAGLGIWSREPGRERGEWNAQMFHMIGRSPALGVPRRTEWLNEVVHPDDRERMRTAHAELRATEDITVEHEYRIVRPDGEVRWLVSRARHEKREGGSVQFGIAIDVTERQEKLVAQRESQAKSEFLARMSHELRTPLNAVLGFAQLLGLDPALAGSATLAKVRHIVSAGEHLLSLINDVLDLSSLESGEVRLDPRPVPLGGVLQEALALVEPAAREAGVSIEVDETDVVVLADRIRTRQVVINLLSNAIKYNSSRGQVHVGVRDGGDAVVLTVSDTGRGMTRQQMAHLFEPFNRLGVEREGIEGAGVGLSVVKALVERMGGSVRVESTPGVGSRFQVHLPRHVGPVGPDDAEPAPVQTVPPPTEAMRPPRRQRAGRVLYIEDNPVNALLVEEMVRQHAGLQIESVASGLGGVARAQELKPDLILLDMQLPDVDGYEVLSRLREQPSTAGIRCVALSANAMPEDIARATAAGFSDYWTKPINLKTFLAALDRLLPG; via the coding sequence AGCCCCTCCAGCTGAGCCGGGTTTCGTGGTGCGACGCCCAGGGTGCCGACCGCACCGCCGAACTCATCTTGAAGCCGCTTCAAGACGACGAAAAGCTGGCCGACGCCGGCTGGCTCTGCACGATGCGCGACACGACCGAGCTGACCCGCTCGCAAGCCGAGACCGTGCGGGTCACCGAGCGGCTGGCACGTGCACAGGAATTCGGCCGACTCGGCCTCTACGAGCGTGAGCTGCCGATGGGCAAGGGCCACTGGGACGCGAACATGTTCCGCCTGTGGAACTTCGACCCGGCCCAAGGTGCGCCTGACTTCAAGGCCTTCGTGGCCCGCATCCACCCCGACGATCGCCCGGGCATGGACTACCGCGACTCCGCCCGCGTCCCCGGCAAGTACGCCAAGCGCTACCGCATCACCTCGCCGAGCGGCCAGTGGCGGCATGTGCATGCGCAGTGGGAGGTCAAGGCCGGCCCCGATGGCGTGCCCAACATCATCGTGGGCGCGATGGTCGACGACACCGAGGTCTACGAGCTGGCCGAGTCGTTCAACACGACCAGCGCGCAACTCAAGCTGGCCGTCGAACTGGGCAACATCGCCATCTGGCGGCACGACCTGCGCAACAACCGCATCTACTACAACGACAAGGCGTTCGAGGTGCTCGGCATCCTGCCGCGGCCCGAGGGTCTTGCCATCGAGGAAGTTCGCGCGCTGATCCATCCGGACGACGTGCCCCGCGTCGTGGCCACCGCCGCCGAGTCCCTGAACACCGACCGTCCTGTCGACATGGAGGCGCGCTACCGGCGCGCCGACGGCTCCTACCGCTATGTGCTCACACGCCGCGTGGTGCGGCGCAATGCCGATGGCGAGCCCACCGAGTTCATGGGTGTGGCGCTGGACGTCACCGAGCAGGTGGCCGAAACCCGGCGCGCGCAGGAACTGGCGCGGCGTCTCGAAGTGGCGGCGTCGGCCGCAGGCCTGGGCATCTGGAGCCGTGAGCCGGGCCGCGAGCGCGGCGAGTGGAATGCGCAGATGTTCCACATGATCGGCCGCTCTCCGGCGCTCGGCGTGCCGCGTCGAACCGAATGGTTGAACGAGGTGGTGCACCCCGACGACCGCGAACGCATGCGCACGGCCCACGCGGAGCTGCGCGCCACCGAAGACATCACCGTCGAACACGAATACCGCATCGTGCGGCCCGATGGCGAAGTGCGCTGGCTGGTGAGCCGGGCGCGCCACGAGAAACGCGAGGGCGGCTCGGTCCAGTTCGGCATCGCGATCGACGTGACCGAGCGCCAGGAGAAGCTCGTCGCCCAGCGCGAGAGCCAGGCGAAGTCGGAGTTCCTCGCGCGCATGAGCCACGAGCTGCGCACGCCGCTGAACGCCGTGCTCGGCTTTGCGCAGCTGCTGGGGCTCGACCCCGCGCTGGCCGGCTCGGCGACGCTCGCGAAAGTCCGCCACATCGTGTCGGCTGGCGAACACCTGCTGTCGCTGATCAACGATGTGCTCGACCTGTCGAGCCTGGAGAGCGGCGAGGTGCGTCTTGACCCGCGTCCGGTGCCGCTGGGTGGCGTGTTGCAGGAGGCGCTGGCGCTGGTCGAACCGGCGGCGCGTGAAGCCGGTGTGAGCATCGAAGTCGACGAGACCGACGTGGTGGTGCTGGCCGATCGCATCCGCACCCGGCAGGTCGTGATCAACCTGCTGAGCAACGCGATCAAGTACAACAGCTCGCGGGGGCAGGTCCACGTCGGTGTACGCGACGGCGGCGATGCGGTGGTGCTGACCGTGTCCGACACCGGGCGCGGCATGACGCGGCAGCAGATGGCGCATCTCTTCGAGCCGTTCAACCGCCTGGGGGTCGAGCGCGAGGGCATCGAAGGCGCGGGGGTCGGCCTGTCGGTCGTGAAGGCGCTGGTCGAGCGCATGGGCGGCTCGGTGCGCGTGGAAAGCACGCCCGGCGTCGGGTCGCGTTTCCAGGTGCATCTGCCGCGGCATGTGGGGCCGGTCGGGCCTGACGATGCGGAGCCGGCGCCGGTGCAAACCGTGCCGCCACCCACCGAAGCGATGCGGCCGCCCCGGCGCCAGCGCGCGGGCCGCGTGCTCTACATCGAAGACAACCCGGTCAATGCGCTGCTGGTCGAGGAGATGGTGCGCCAGCACGCCGGCCTGCAGATCGAGTCGGTGGCCAGCGGCCTGGGCGGCGTGGCCCGCGCGCAGGAGCTGAAGCCCGACCTGATCCTGCTCGACATGCAGCTGCCCGACGTCGATGGCTACGAGGTGCTCAGCCGCTTGCGCGAACAGCCCTCCACGGCGGGCATCCGTTGCGTCGCGCTGTCAGCCAACGCCATGCCCGAAGACATCGCACGCGCCACCGCGGCCGGCTTCTCCGACTACTGGACCAAGCCCATCAACCTGAAGACCTTCCTCGCGGCGCTGGACCGCCTGCTGCCGGGCTGA